ATTATCATTGTTCTTGGGCTGAAAGCATTTGTTGTTTTCTCTTTGATGGTGATCTCTTATGCCATTGCCTCAAGGATAATCACGCCTTATTTGCGTTTGGCCACTAAACAGCGCATTCGCTATAAAAAACGTATTTCGATCATTTTAAACGAGTCGATTGGCTCGATGCGAGAAGTTCAGCTTTATGGGGCTGAGCTGCATTTTGCTTCTAAATTCTCGAGAGATGGAGGGATTGCTAAAAGGTACGATCGCATTGGTCGACTTTTGCCAGATATTCCACGGCTTGTGATTGAGCCTGCTGGCATTACGATCCTTTTTGCTGTGTTTGTTGGCCCAGCCCTGTTTCAAGGAAATGTTTCGTCTTTTCAGGAGATCTTGCCTGAGATTTCGGCGCTCCTGATTGCTTTGTTGAGGATCTCCGCTCCCTTGCAGGCCTTGTTCCGCGGGGTGAATCGCCTGCGTGGTGGTCTGCCGCAGATCCAGGAGGCTCTTGATCTGCTTGATTTGAATGCTGACCGTCTGCTGCTTGATTCCTCTGGAGTTCCTTCTCCCAGTGGTTTGATTCCACAAAGATTTATTCAGCTTAAAGGAGTTAGTTTCTGTTTCAGCCAGTCTGAAGCTGGTGTGATCCACAATATTGATCTCACCATTCCTAGTGGTTCTCGGATCGCTTTTGTTGGTAAAACGGGCAGTGGCAAAACAACACTTGCTCACTTGATTCTTGGCTTATATCAGCCTTCTGCTGGCACGCTTTGCATCGATGGCATTCCGGTTACGGATCAGGAGCTTCCTGCTTGGCAGGCCAATTGTTCATTCGTTCCTCAGAGCGTCAGGCTTACGAGTGGGAGCGTGAGAGACAACGTAGCTTTCGGTCAAGACTCTGAAGTGATCGATGATGATCGGGTTTGGTCATCTCTTGAGGCCGCTCAGTTCGACGATGTGGTGGCTGGAATGCCCTACGGCCTTTACACAATGGTGGGGGAAGATGGGGCGAAATTGTCGGGTGGCCAAAGGCAAAGATTGGCTCTTGCTCGCGCTTTTTATCGCGATGCCAAGGTGCTTGTTCTTGATGAGGCCACGAGCGCTCTCGATAACAAAACTGAGCAAGATGTCATGCAAGCACTCGACATTGTTGGCAGGCGTTGCACGACAGTTGTGATTGCGCACAGGTTATCCACAGTGAAAAAGTGCGATCGCATCTATGAAATTGAAAATGGCAGGATTGTTGCCAATGGAACCTTCGCAGAGCTCTGTGACCGTTCCGAAAGTTTTCGCGAGATGACTTTATTTGAGGCGACCTGATCCGCTTCATGTCTGATTTTGTTGTCCTCGCAACTGCCGACTGGGACCACCCCCTTTGGACCAACAAACAGCATGTGGCCGTTGCTCTGGCTGATCTGGGGCATCGTGTCCTCTATGTCGATTCGCTTGGAGTCCGTGGACCACGTGTAGATCGTTCCGATATGGGAAGGATTTTGCGGCGGCTCCGACGTGGTCTTCGGCTGCCCAGGAAGGTGCGCTCTGGGGTCTGGGTTGTTTCACCCTTGGTGCTTCCAGGACAGTCTCGCGGCCTCCAGGGTCGATTCAATCGTTGGAGCCTGAACTTCAGCCTGTTTTTGGCTGATTGCGTTTTGGACCTTCGTCGACCTCTGTTGTGGACCTTCAACCCTCAGACACTTGCTTATTTAGGGCTGAAAAGATTTCACGCATTTCAGGCCGCGGTTTACTTCTGCGTTGACCGAATCCAGGCTCAACCAGGCATGCCCGTACAGCAACTGGAAGATGCGGAACGGGATCTCTGCGCGCAGGCCAGTGCACTCTTCACAACCTCGCCCAAGTTGTTGGCAGCTCTTGGGCCGCTGAATGCCGGCAGCCATGGGTTCGGCAATGTTGCAGATGCGGACCATTTCGGACAAGCGCTGACCCCTCCGATCCAACGGCCTGATGACTGGCCTCAAACCAGTGGTCCGGTGTTGGTCTTTATTGGTGCAATCGATTCCTACAAGCTTGATCTGTCCATGCTTGAGGTGTTGATGGAAAGAACGCCGTACTGGACTTACCTCTTGATTGGTCCAGTCGGTGAAGCCGATCCGAGCACGGACGTCAGCAGTTGGCGTCGATTTGAAAATGTCCATTTGCTCGGAACGAGGGATTACAGCGCCCTGCCCGCCTATCTGGCCTACGCCGATGTTGCTTTGCTGCCTCTTCAGCTCAATGAGTACACGCGGCATATGTACCCAATGAAATTTTTTGAGTACTTAGCGGCCGGTCGCCCCGTGGTTGCCACTGCGATTCCCTCTCTTCAAGATCAGTCGGATGTGGCACTGCTCTGCCCTCCCGACGCTGTGTCGTTTGAAGCAGCGATTCGTTGTGCTTTGGCAGGAGAAGGCCCCACTCTTGAACAGCGTCTGCGGCGTGCAGGTCTGCAGACCTACCGCACGCGAACCGAGGCGATGCTCGATTGTTTGGATCGTCACGGTCTGATGCCTGATTTGCCTCTCGCACCTCAGGCTCCTCCACTTCACCGAGTGCGTGTTCAGTTCAGCCGTCGAAAGCTTTCTGCCCAGTTTTGTTTGTTAGGGCTGCGTCTGTTGGAGCTCTTGGGCTGTTCTGAGATGAGCCAGCACATCCTGGGCTCCTTGCTGGCGCATCAGCCCACCAATATCACCCTTTTGAGTGCACTAGCCAGGAAGCGCCTCGCGGTTGGAGATCACAGCGGTGGATCTGCATTGATTGAAAGGATCTGGCATGAGGACGGTGTTGTTGATGTCCTTCATCAGTTGTTGTTCCATCGTCACTCTCGCCCTGGTGGTCGCCATGACCAGCTGCACATGTTTGAGGCACTGGCCTCGAGCACTGCTCTTCCTCTTCATTACGCCGGCTATTGCACGGTGGTCAGCACCTATCTGGCGATGGAATCCAATGATTCAGAGGCGTTAAGCCGTGGTGTTGATGCTCTTGGGAACATCCTGGTCACCTTGCAGGCAGATCCTGATCTATACAGATGTTTGAAGCAAAATCATGAGAACAGGGTTGAGCTGCTGATGTCGGCTCAACTCGCCCGTCTACGGGCTTTGATAGCTCTCCAGGACACGCAAGCGCTCCACTTGGCTGCGATCGAAGTGCTGGCAATGACGTGTCGTTATGACCCTTTCGCGATCGACTGCACCACTGTTGCGCGCAGCATGTGCACAATCATGCGCAGTCTCACGGTCGCGGCAGTCATGGCCTGGCATGCGGAGGATGCCTCCTGTTTTGATCATGTGGTCAATGAGATGGAGCGTCTCAGCAAGGCCTTCCATGCTGAGCGTTTTGATCATGTTTTGAATGAATCTCAGGCAAGCCATCGCCAGTTTGCTGACGCGGTGGTGGCGATGCTCCAGTCCCGCTGCTGGTCTTCAGAAGACGTGGAGGTACGTCCAGAGTTGGAATGGTTGGTGGCTCCTCTGGACTTCGTTGATGTTCTGGATTACCGCTATGAGCGGTCCGACCGAGCCAGGAGCTTTCTTCAGTCGCTTAGGCACTTGTAATGCTTGAGGTCCGGGTTGCTTTCAC
Above is a window of Synechococcus sp. BIOS-U3-1 DNA encoding:
- a CDS encoding glycosyltransferase — its product is MSDFVVLATADWDHPLWTNKQHVAVALADLGHRVLYVDSLGVRGPRVDRSDMGRILRRLRRGLRLPRKVRSGVWVVSPLVLPGQSRGLQGRFNRWSLNFSLFLADCVLDLRRPLLWTFNPQTLAYLGLKRFHAFQAAVYFCVDRIQAQPGMPVQQLEDAERDLCAQASALFTTSPKLLAALGPLNAGSHGFGNVADADHFGQALTPPIQRPDDWPQTSGPVLVFIGAIDSYKLDLSMLEVLMERTPYWTYLLIGPVGEADPSTDVSSWRRFENVHLLGTRDYSALPAYLAYADVALLPLQLNEYTRHMYPMKFFEYLAAGRPVVATAIPSLQDQSDVALLCPPDAVSFEAAIRCALAGEGPTLEQRLRRAGLQTYRTRTEAMLDCLDRHGLMPDLPLAPQAPPLHRVRVQFSRRKLSAQFCLLGLRLLELLGCSEMSQHILGSLLAHQPTNITLLSALARKRLAVGDHSGGSALIERIWHEDGVVDVLHQLLFHRHSRPGGRHDQLHMFEALASSTALPLHYAGYCTVVSTYLAMESNDSEALSRGVDALGNILVTLQADPDLYRCLKQNHENRVELLMSAQLARLRALIALQDTQALHLAAIEVLAMTCRYDPFAIDCTTVARSMCTIMRSLTVAAVMAWHAEDASCFDHVVNEMERLSKAFHAERFDHVLNESQASHRQFADAVVAMLQSRCWSSEDVEVRPELEWLVAPLDFVDVLDYRYERSDRARSFLQSLRHL
- a CDS encoding ABC transporter ATP-binding protein → MPFQSQTLAKLRRLLAYLPRRRHRQLVVVMVAAFFQGVVDVFLVALLARLVGLLAGNNLQDKIPGIKVFGGALLDQAGWIIGLLILVFWLTSGVRFGVSLMQSLLSAEIWNDLVNRVYLTLMRQKYEFFVGSKSKGIALQFNRIFDNVSTGVIAPLITSAGSLISILALLVGIIIVLGLKAFVVFSLMVISYAIASRIITPYLRLATKQRIRYKKRISIILNESIGSMREVQLYGAELHFASKFSRDGGIAKRYDRIGRLLPDIPRLVIEPAGITILFAVFVGPALFQGNVSSFQEILPEISALLIALLRISAPLQALFRGVNRLRGGLPQIQEALDLLDLNADRLLLDSSGVPSPSGLIPQRFIQLKGVSFCFSQSEAGVIHNIDLTIPSGSRIAFVGKTGSGKTTLAHLILGLYQPSAGTLCIDGIPVTDQELPAWQANCSFVPQSVRLTSGSVRDNVAFGQDSEVIDDDRVWSSLEAAQFDDVVAGMPYGLYTMVGEDGAKLSGGQRQRLALARAFYRDAKVLVLDEATSALDNKTEQDVMQALDIVGRRCTTVVIAHRLSTVKKCDRIYEIENGRIVANGTFAELCDRSESFREMTLFEAT